CAACTGGCGTTCGTGGACGCCAAAGAACGCAAGCTCGTCACGGCGAGCGCGGGGCATTGTCCGCTGGCGGTCGCGGACAAATATGGCGTGAAAACTTTTTCGCCGGAAGGTATGCCGCTGGGCATTTTTGCGGACACTGAATTTCAGGATGAAATCGTGGATTTGCCGCCGGATTGCCGCGTGATGCTTTACACCGACGGCCTGAGCGATGCCTGCGACGTGAAGCGCGAATATTTTAGCCACGAACGCTTGATGAAGTGGCTGCACGACTCGACCGCCAAACCTCGCTCGGCGGAACAATTAAAAAATGCGTTGTTGCACGAACTGGATCAACATCAACTCAACGCCGGACTGAACGACGACCAGACTTTTATCATCATGGCGGGCTGATGAAAATTTTGCGAACAAAACTATTATTTTATGAACAAACGAATCCTTGTGGCCGACGACGAATCATTCATGCACCGGCTTTTGCACCATCATTTGTCGCGCGCGGGTTACGAGGTGGTAAGCGTTTCGAGCGGCAGCGAAGCCGTGGCGCGCGCCGCGAGCGATGCGCCGCAACTCGTGGTCATGGACGTGATGATGGGCGGACTCGATGGATTGGCCGCGCTGAAAGAACTCAAGCAAAGCGATGCGACGCGTGAAATTCCGGTCATCCTCATGACCGCGAGCGCGCAGATCACGCGCAAGCAAGCGGAGGAATCGGGTGCGTCAGCATTTTTTACGAAGCCGTTCAGTCCCACGCAACTGCTCCTGGAAGTGAAGCAACTAATTGCAAAAGCGGCGAATTGACGAGGATTAAAAGAGTTTGGACTGGTTTCCGCCGCCCGCTTTCAAGCCCAGCTTTTTGTATCCCAACTCCGTTGCCACGCGGCCTTGCGGAGTGCGCTTGAGGTAGCCTTCCATGATCAGATACGGCTCGTAAACTTCCTCGATCGTATCCGGTTCTTCACCCACGGCGACGGCGAGCGAACTCACTCCGACCGGGCCGCCGCCGAATTTCACGATCACCGCTTCGAGAATGCGTTTGTCCATTTCGTCGAGGCCATTTTCGTCAATCTCCAGCATCGCAAGAGATTTATCGGCGATGTCGGCGGTGATGCGGCCATCGCCACGGACTTGCGCGTAATCACGGACGCGCCGCAATAAATTATTCGCGATGCGCGGCGTCCCGCGGCTGCGGCGGGCAATCTCCCGCGCGCCATTTGGGTCCATCTCGATATTCAACAGGCGCCCCGCGCGCAGGACGATTTGTTCAAGCTGGTCCGAATGATAATAATCGAGCCGTTCGCGCACGGGAAAACGCGTGAGCAGGGGAGCGGTGAGCAAACCGCTGCGGGTCGTCGCACCAATCAAGGTGAAGCGCGGGAGATTCAGGCGCACACTGCGCGCGTTCGGCCCCTGGTCAATGATGATGTCCAGTTTGAAATCTTCCATCGCGGGATAAAGATATTCCTCAATGGTTTTTTGCAGGCGATGGATTTCGTCAATGAACAGCACATCGCCTTCTTCGAGATTGGTCAAGAGGCCAGCCAGATCGGCGGCTTTTTCGATCGTGGGGCCACTGGTGCTTTTGAGATTCGCGCCCATCGCCTTGGCGATGATGTTGGCGAGGGTGGTTTTGCCGAGCCCGGGTGGGCCGCTCAATAATATATGATCAATCGCCTCGTTGCGCTGGCGGGCGGCGGCCACGGTGATTTCGAGCCGCTCCTTTACTTTTGGCTGGCCGGTGAAATCCGAGAATAACGACGGACGCAGCGTCATTTCCAACGCGGCATCCGGCTTGTTCAAAACATCTGAAATCGTGCGCTCAGCCATGAATCAAAACAATGCGAGATGCCCGTGTATGGAACAAGGCAAAAGAAGTTTGGCGCGATAAACGCCCGTTCCCAATGGACCGCGGGTCTGTGACCCGCAGCAAGTTCCATCCGGTCAAGCCGCGTTCGGCTCAGTCTGACGCGACAATCTTCTTCGTGAGTTGCTGCGGGTCATAGACCCGCGGTCCGCAAGGAAACTAATCCATCGCCGTTCGATAGAGCAGCATACTATGTATGCGTATAAATAGTAAGTCCCGATTTCTAACTCGGATAGAGTGGAGAAAAATCAAAGGTTGCATTTGCGCGAAGCTTTCTCTAGGGTGTCCGCATTCACCGTTTTTGGGTTTGACCGATTCGCATGGTCGTCATTAACGACAAGAGCAATTTTTTCCAGGCCGTGGCCACGCGCCACGCCTCCTTCCTAAAGTCAAACCTATTGCCAGAAAGTTCCCGCAGATCATATTTTGCTCAACTGCCAGTTGAGGAAAAAGCATTTCGAACGTAGGTAATCGAATGGACAAAAATTGGTTGGTGCGATTTGCCTCGTCGGGCAATAGTACCGCCACAAAATAAAAATATGCTAAAAAACAAGATCAGGTTATGGGCGGTGGCCTTGCCGATGATTTTCGGCGGCGCGACCGGTGCGTTTGCGAGCGAGGCGGACATCCACATTCCCGCGCTGGACCAGGTGAGTTTTCCCGGCCTCGGCAATGTGAGCGGTTCGGCGCTGCTCTATTTCGGGATTTTGGTTTGCGTGATCGGCGCGGTGTTCGGCCTTGTACAATACACGCAGACGAAGGCGCTCGACGTGCATGACAGCATGGCCCGCGTCTCCAATACGATTTGGGAGACGTGCAAGACCTACCTGTTCACCCA
This genomic window from Verrucomicrobiia bacterium contains:
- the ruvB gene encoding Holliday junction branch migration DNA helicase RuvB, encoding MAERTISDVLNKPDAALEMTLRPSLFSDFTGQPKVKERLEITVAAARQRNEAIDHILLSGPPGLGKTTLANIIAKAMGANLKSTSGPTIEKAADLAGLLTNLEEGDVLFIDEIHRLQKTIEEYLYPAMEDFKLDIIIDQGPNARSVRLNLPRFTLIGATTRSGLLTAPLLTRFPVRERLDYYHSDQLEQIVLRAGRLLNIEMDPNGAREIARRSRGTPRIANNLLRRVRDYAQVRGDGRITADIADKSLAMLEIDENGLDEMDKRILEAVIVKFGGGPVGVSSLAVAVGEEPDTIEEVYEPYLIMEGYLKRTPQGRVATELGYKKLGLKAGGGNQSKLF
- a CDS encoding response regulator, producing the protein MNKRILVADDESFMHRLLHHHLSRAGYEVVSVSSGSEAVARAASDAPQLVVMDVMMGGLDGLAALKELKQSDATREIPVILMTASAQITRKQAEESGASAFFTKPFSPTQLLLEVKQLIAKAAN